One window from the genome of Mangifera indica cultivar Alphonso unplaced genomic scaffold, CATAS_Mindica_2.1 Un_0066, whole genome shotgun sequence encodes:
- the LOC123207220 gene encoding disease resistance protein RPM1-like — protein sequence MAESAVISVIQMLIPLLGQEIDLLGSAKRGVEDIKRELESIRSLLKDADKRAAQEEEDGGAGSNECVKTWVKQLREEAFRIEDTIDEYIMNVARGRGLIGYIHKAKHRRKIATEIQDIKLSLSKIKRRGEFYNFRYIDQGSGSGGRNVIPHDSRVSSFFIEDVEVVGIESTIEELTDLLVNRTFNIRSVIAVVGEGGLGKTTLVGKIYNENVVKKHFDCQAWITIGREYLKKDLLRTIIQELYRLVGSTLLETHKMEERDLIMMLREYLKDKCYMIVFDDVWKIDFWRDIEHALIDNNRNSRVMLTARNKAVVEFIPLSIVHVHMLETLSSEKAWELFCRKSFGSNNCCPPNLKELSKQIIGKCGGLPLAIIAIAGLLSRRSKIASEWRNIIDNLGSKLSNDSHLKDCNKVLSEGYYDLPFHLKSCLLYFGVFPQGYEIGFGRLIRLWMAEGFVQCNNNLLSEHVAQEYLKELIDRSLVQVSKRKASGRVESCRVHDLMYEIIRGKMKECDFCHFLNERDLDHFSKTRRISLHKSTNGVLESIKNSKIRSIYLFNVDKLPKSFMITLVEFKLLKILDFENAPIDSLPDGVGNLFHLHYLSLKNTNVKELPKSVGMLLNLETLNLKWTPMHEFSVEIKNLKKLQNLIFQRLDFEGPYQDAVKIHEGFGALTKLRRLLRVHLNSEALKELMMMTQLRKLCVSLANRDAKNLFGIVENMEKLEQLSVRLLTTGEEIVDLETVASPPQCVERLGLAMYIKKVPVWICKLENLIKLKLRLVGSANDSMRVLQTLPNLLVFSVRVRDSDEELHVKEGWFPKLQYLSLFDIKELKWLMIEKGAMPSLTELLIGPCPLLKEIPIGIEHLRNLKTLVFHMMLKEVYCMVKNDNWKKLTNHIPQIRATCKRIRIDLYNSYTTKYLSSLSAEDFEKLLEDIKYKDY from the coding sequence ATGGCAGAGAGTGCAGTGATCTCTGTTATACAAATGTTGATTCCCTTGCTTGGCCAAGAAATCGATTTACTGGGAAGTGCAAAACGAGGAGTTGAGGACATCAAACGTGAACTGGAGAGCATCAGATCTTTACTCAAGGATGCTGATAAAAGAGCTgcacaagaagaagaagacggaGGAGCAGGGAGCAATGAATGTgtcaaaacttgggtgaaacAATTGAGGGAAGAAGCTTTCAGGATTGAGGATACCATCGATGAGTATATAATGAACGTAGCACGTGGCAGAGGTCTCATTGGTTACATTCATAAAGCAAAACACCGTCGTAAAATTGCTACTGAGATCCAagatatcaaattatcactttCCAAAATAAAACGTAGGGGAGAATTCTACAACTTTAGGTACATTGATCAAGGTTCAGGCAGTGGAGGGAGAAATGTTATCCCTCATGACTCTAGAGTTAGTTCCTTTTTCattgaagatgttgaggttGTGGGTATTGAATCTACTATAGAAGAATTGACTGATTTATTAGTGAATAGAACATTTAATATTCGGTCAGTGATTGCAGTGGTGGGTGAAGGAGGACTTGGCAAGACCACTCTTGTCggaaaaatttataatgaaaatgtGGTGAAGAAGCATTTTGATTGCCAGGCTTGGATCACAATTGGGAGAGAATACTTGAAGAAAGATTTACTGAGGACAATTATACAAGAACTTTATCGTTTAGTAGGGTCTACTCTATTAGAGACACACAAAATGGAAGAGAGGGATTTGATCATGATGTTGAGGGAATACTTAAAGGATAAGTGTTACATGATTGTGTTCGATGATGTGTGGAAAATTGATTTTTGGAGAGACATAGAGCATGCTTTAATTGATAACAACAGAAATAGTAGAGTAATGCTAACGGCACGAAATAAAGCAGTGGTTGAATTCATACCTCTCTCAATAGTTCATGTTCACATGCTTGAAACCTTGTCTTCTGAGAAAGCATGGGAACTTTTTTGCAGAAAGTCATTTGGCTCTAACAATTGTTGTCCTCCAAACTTGAAGGAGTTATCTAAACAAAtcattggaaaatgtggaggtTTACCCCTAGCAATTATTGCAATAGCTGGGCTTCTCTCGAGAAGGAGTAAAATTGCTTCTGAATGGagaaatataattgataatttaggGTCAAAACTAAGCAATGATTCCCATCTTAAAGATTGCAACAAAGTTTTGTCTGAAGGTTATTATGATCTTCCTTTCCATCTCAAGTCATGTCTTTTATACTTTGGTGTGTTTCCACAAGGCTACGAAATTGGATTTGGGAGATTAATTCGCCTCTGGATGGCTGAAGGCTTTGTCCAATGCAACAACAACCTTCTTTCTGAGCATGTTGCACAAGAATACTTAAAAGAGCTTATTGATAGAAGCTTGGTTCAAGTTTCAAAGAGAAAAGCTTCTGGACGAGTTGAAAGTTGTAGAGTTCATGATTTGATGTACGAGATTATTCGTGGAAAGATGAAAGAAtgtgatttttgtcatttcttaaATGAAAGAGACTTGGATCATTTTAGTAAAACTCGACGTATTTCATTACATAAAAGCACAAACGGTGTTTTAGAGAGCATAAAAAACTCAAAGATTCGTTCCATTTATCTTTTCAATGTAGACAAATTGCCGAAATCCTTCATGATTACACTTGTTGAATTCAAGCTTTTAAAGATACTTGATTTTGAAAATGCCCCCATCGATTCTCTTCCAGATGGGGTGGGAAATCTTTTTCATTTGCactatttaagtttgaaaaatacaaatgtGAAAGAACTTCCCAAGTCCGTAGGCATGCTTCTCAACTTAGAGACTTTGAATTTGAAGTGGACTCCTATGCATGAGTTTTCGGTTGAGATCAAGAATCTGAAAAAATTGCAGAATCTAATATTTCAACGGTTGGACTTTGAAGGTCCTTATCAAGATGCAGTGAAAATACATGAAGGCTTTGGGGCTTTAACGAAGTTGCGGAGGCTACTTAGAGTGCATCTAAATTCTGAAGCACTTAAGGAGCTTATGATGATGACGCAATTGAGAAAGTTGTGTGTTAGTCTTGCAAATAGAGATGCAAAGAATTTGTTTGGTATCGTCGAGAATATGGAAAAACTTGAACAGTTGAGTGTGAGATTGTTGACAACTGGAGAAGAGATTGTTGATCTAGAAACCGTGGCTTCTCCTCCTCAATGTGTTGAGCGGTTGGGCTTGGCCATGTATATCAAGAAGGTACCAGTTTGGATTTGTAAACTTGaaaatctaatcaaattaaagttgagATTGGTTGGATCAGCCAATGATTCCATGAGGGTACTTCAAACTCTAcctaatttattagtttttagtgTCCGGGTAAGAGACTCTGATGAAGAATTGCATGTAAAAGAAGGTTGGTTCCCAAAGCTCCAATACTTGAGTCTCTTTGACATCAAAGAATTGAAATGGTTGATGATTGAGAAAGGTGCAATGCCTAGTCTTACAGAGCTGTTAATTGGACCATGCCCATTGTTAAAGGAGATTCCAATTGGCATTGAGCATCTTAGAAACCTAAAGACACTTGTATTTCATATGATGTTGAAGGAAGTTTATTGCATGGTCAAAAATGACAACTGGAAGAAGCTCACTAATCACATTCCCCAAATACGTGCCACTTGTAAACGAATAAGGATTGACCTATATAATTCTTACACAACCAAGTATCTGTCATCTCTTTCGGCTGAAGATTTTGAGAAGCTTCTTGAAGATATTAAGTACAAGGATTACTAA